Proteins from a genomic interval of Pseudomonas sp. RC10:
- a CDS encoding AraC family transcriptional regulator, translated as MNAINSTLYNALLASLRALPDGEQQLLEQVVRELSNRVASEAERPETETPAERVALSPWQERRAKELMASQMDKGLSIARIASECSLSRSHFSRAFKKNTGLSPRDWFLQMRLDRARGLLSESALTISQISLDCGFADQSHFTRVFTRVVGITPFNWRRSKAHVLACAG; from the coding sequence ATGAATGCAATCAACTCGACTTTGTACAACGCGTTGCTGGCGTCTTTGCGTGCCTTGCCCGACGGCGAGCAACAACTGCTGGAACAGGTGGTGCGTGAGCTGTCGAATCGCGTGGCCTCGGAAGCGGAACGCCCTGAGACCGAGACCCCGGCCGAGCGCGTGGCGCTGTCTCCGTGGCAGGAGCGGCGGGCCAAGGAGCTGATGGCCAGCCAGATGGACAAGGGCCTGTCGATTGCCCGTATCGCCAGCGAATGCTCGTTGTCGCGCAGCCATTTCTCACGGGCGTTCAAGAAAAACACCGGCCTGTCCCCCCGCGACTGGTTCCTGCAAATGCGACTGGACCGCGCCCGTGGGCTGTTGAGCGAATCGGCGCTAACCATTTCCCAGATCAGCCTGGACTGCGGGTTCGCCGATCAATCGCACTTCACCCGCGTGTTCACCCGAGTGGTCGGGATTACGCCGTTCAACTGGCGCCGGTCCAAGGCGCACGTGTTGGCGTGTGCGGGGTGA
- a CDS encoding FliM/FliN family flagellar motor switch protein, with the protein MANEALYDEELDTLTDEDQDVSPVAEDAYQDHGQPLHEDPAETDWAHPADAPFEDTLDTPTSESQPQHTLDPLDHLPMALTLRCGHLDLTLGDLRRIAAGTVLEVSGIAPGYATLCHGDRVVAEGELVDVEGRLGLHIIRMASPA; encoded by the coding sequence ATGGCCAATGAAGCGCTCTACGACGAAGAGCTGGACACCCTGACCGACGAGGATCAGGACGTTTCCCCCGTGGCCGAAGACGCCTACCAAGACCACGGGCAACCGCTCCACGAAGACCCCGCTGAAACGGATTGGGCACACCCCGCCGACGCCCCGTTCGAAGACACCCTCGACACGCCGACCTCCGAATCCCAGCCGCAACACACACTCGACCCGCTCGATCACCTGCCCATGGCCTTGACCCTGCGCTGCGGCCACCTCGACCTGACCCTCGGCGACCTGCGCCGGATCGCGGCGGGCACGGTGCTGGAAGTCAGCGGCATCGCCCCCGGCTACGCGACGTTGTGCCACGGCGACCGCGTGGTGGCCGAGGGCGAACTGGTGGACGTCGAAGGCCGCCTCGGCCTGCACATCATCCGCATGGCGTCGCCCGCATGA
- the sctR gene encoding type III secretion system export apparatus subunit SctR: MIMDGMNPVMLALFLGALSLIPFLLIVCTAFLKIAMTLLITRNAIGVQQVPPNMAMYGIALAATMFVMAPVAHEIQQRIHEHPLEMGSTDKLQASASTVIEPLQRFMTRNTDPDVSAHLLDNTQRMWPKEMADQATKSDLLLAVPAFVLSELQAGFQIGFLIYIPFIVIDLIVSNLLLALGMQMVSPMTISLPLKLLLFVLVQGWTRLLDSLFYSYM; this comes from the coding sequence ATGATCATGGACGGGATGAACCCGGTCATGCTGGCGCTGTTTCTCGGCGCCCTGTCGCTGATTCCGTTTCTGCTGATCGTCTGCACGGCCTTTCTGAAAATCGCCATGACCTTGCTGATCACCCGCAACGCCATCGGCGTGCAGCAGGTGCCACCGAACATGGCGATGTACGGCATCGCCTTGGCGGCGACCATGTTCGTCATGGCCCCGGTGGCCCACGAGATTCAGCAGCGGATTCACGAACACCCGCTGGAAATGGGCAGCACCGACAAACTCCAGGCCAGCGCCAGCACGGTGATCGAGCCGCTGCAACGCTTCATGACCCGAAACACCGACCCCGACGTCAGCGCCCACTTGCTGGACAACACCCAACGCATGTGGCCCAAGGAAATGGCTGATCAGGCGACCAAGAGCGACCTGCTGCTGGCGGTCCCGGCGTTCGTGCTGTCGGAATTGCAGGCCGGGTTTCAGATCGGCTTTCTGATCTACATCCCGTTCATCGTCATCGACCTGATCGTCTCCAACCTGCTGCTCGCGCTGGGCATGCAGATGGTCTCGCCGATGACCATTTCCCTGCCGCTGAAACTGTTGCTGTTCGTGCTGGTGCAAGGCTGGACACGCCTGCTCGACAGTCTCTTTTATTCGTACATGTGA
- a CDS encoding type III secretion system HrpP C-terminal domain-containing protein, which produces MNAPIKAPPRPAAHPAQRPASPEPSTLADRLTLSGARRSDVSRPTTASPQSSPNDALNADGLFFSQLLVPPVSEEPDHSGFGGSGFSLLPPSEGVPTQLIHELAERLPAQPDGPFSVTLLMPTLGKVQVNANKRDNQWNVELGFARKGVLKRVQPHQRACETALADALGHDVDLSFHEELPA; this is translated from the coding sequence ATGAACGCACCGATCAAAGCGCCCCCTCGCCCAGCTGCACACCCTGCGCAGCGTCCGGCATCACCTGAACCGTCCACGCTGGCCGACCGCCTCACGCTGAGTGGCGCCCGCCGATCCGATGTCAGTCGCCCCACCACGGCATCGCCTCAGTCCAGCCCCAACGACGCGCTGAACGCCGACGGCCTGTTTTTCTCGCAACTGCTGGTCCCGCCCGTGAGCGAAGAACCCGATCATTCGGGCTTCGGTGGCAGCGGTTTCAGCCTGTTGCCCCCGAGCGAAGGCGTGCCAACCCAACTGATTCACGAACTCGCCGAGCGCCTGCCCGCCCAACCCGACGGCCCGTTCAGCGTGACCCTGCTGATGCCGACGCTGGGCAAGGTCCAGGTCAACGCCAACAAACGCGACAACCAATGGAACGTCGAACTGGGCTTCGCCCGAAAAGGCGTGCTCAAGCGCGTCCAGCCCCACCAACGGGCCTGTGAAACTGCACTGGCCGACGCACTGGGTCATGACGTCGACCTGTCTTTTCACGAGGAACTGCCTGCATGA
- a CDS encoding type III secretion protein, giving the protein MEEELETDPQRLAMEQVIGVLTPLRQHRQASAERAQRLAQQALEAMQVQLQETREVLSQERVNQRERRQVLSEVNLNKTMPLNDLDRWHEKEHRMLDRLAYIRQDVERQKLGIDDQRQRITEAMAAAKAAQRAVEKLACLAEAVNEQS; this is encoded by the coding sequence ATGGAAGAAGAACTCGAAACCGATCCGCAACGCCTAGCCATGGAGCAGGTGATCGGTGTGCTGACGCCGTTGCGTCAGCACCGTCAGGCGAGTGCCGAGCGGGCGCAGCGTCTGGCGCAGCAGGCGTTGGAGGCGATGCAGGTGCAATTGCAGGAGACCCGCGAGGTGTTGAGCCAGGAGCGGGTCAATCAGCGGGAGCGGCGTCAGGTGTTGAGCGAAGTCAACCTGAACAAGACCATGCCCTTGAATGACCTCGACCGCTGGCACGAAAAGGAACACCGCATGCTCGACCGCCTGGCCTATATCCGTCAGGACGTGGAGCGGCAAAAGCTGGGCATCGACGACCAGCGCCAACGGATCACCGAGGCCATGGCCGCCGCGAAGGCCGCCCAACGGGCCGTGGAGAAACTGGCCTGCCTCGCCGAAGCCGTCAACGAACAGAGCTGA
- a CDS encoding OprD family porin — protein sequence MAATAPDDQGFLAGTSLNILARNFFLQNDYRTGHPDQSYRQEWAQGFIANMQSGFTQGMLGVGVDAHGFYGLKLDSGRGHAGTGLLPLDSDGRAEDDYASAGGALKLRLSNTTLKIGEMEVETPVLDTGDKRLQPEYATGLFLDSRDVDGLKLVAGHFNAFKNENASTAHGDFDGYGASTRGRAISLAGVESTGDGPFGGSVYGSQLTDTWRQYYGNLHYLAVPSDNSSLLTDANVYRTLDQGSARAGAIDNTAWSLSTKYSLGGQALTLAYQKIDGDTPFDFVGGDSIYLANSIKYADFNGAHEQSWQLRYDLDASVLGVPGLKFMTRYVRGSQIDGTHAPQGAVYQPFDEETGRFQPVQGKGGRHWERDIDVKYVVQSGPAKDLLFNLSHVSHRGNDAQGGDDIDRWYVVVQYPLNVL from the coding sequence ATGGCCGCCACCGCCCCCGATGATCAGGGCTTCCTCGCGGGCACTTCATTGAACATTCTGGCGCGCAATTTCTTCCTGCAGAACGACTACCGCACCGGGCACCCCGATCAGAGTTATCGACAGGAATGGGCCCAGGGTTTTATCGCCAACATGCAATCCGGGTTTACCCAAGGCATGTTGGGCGTTGGTGTCGATGCCCACGGTTTCTATGGCCTGAAGCTCGACAGCGGCCGAGGTCACGCCGGGACCGGATTGCTGCCGCTGGACAGCGACGGCCGTGCCGAAGACGATTACGCCAGCGCCGGCGGTGCACTGAAGCTGCGGCTCTCGAACACCACGCTGAAAATCGGCGAGATGGAAGTCGAGACGCCGGTCCTCGACACCGGGGACAAACGCCTGCAACCGGAATACGCCACCGGCCTGTTTCTCGACAGCCGGGATGTCGACGGATTGAAACTGGTCGCAGGGCACTTCAACGCGTTCAAGAACGAAAACGCCTCCACCGCCCACGGCGATTTCGATGGCTATGGCGCCAGCACCCGTGGTCGGGCGATCTCGCTGGCGGGCGTGGAAAGCACGGGCGACGGGCCGTTCGGCGGGTCGGTCTATGGCTCGCAACTCACTGACACCTGGCGGCAGTATTACGGCAACCTGCACTACCTCGCCGTGCCGTCCGACAACAGCTCATTGCTGACGGATGCCAACGTGTATCGCACGCTGGATCAAGGCAGCGCACGGGCCGGAGCCATCGACAACACGGCCTGGAGCCTGTCCACGAAATACAGCCTGGGCGGTCAGGCGCTCACCCTCGCCTATCAGAAAATCGATGGCGACACGCCGTTCGACTTTGTGGGGGGCGATTCGATTTACCTCGCCAACTCGATCAAATACGCCGACTTCAACGGCGCCCACGAGCAGTCCTGGCAACTGCGCTACGACCTCGACGCCAGCGTGCTCGGCGTGCCAGGCCTGAAATTCATGACCCGCTACGTGCGCGGCAGCCAGATCGACGGCACCCACGCCCCTCAAGGCGCGGTGTACCAGCCGTTCGACGAAGAGACGGGACGTTTCCAGCCGGTCCAGGGCAAGGGCGGACGGCATTGGGAGCGCGACATCGACGTCAAATACGTCGTGCAGTCAGGCCCGGCGAAAGACCTGCTGTTCAACCTGTCCCATGTGTCCCATCGCGGCAACGACGCGCAAGGCGGCGATGACATTGATCGCTGGTATGTGGTGGTTCAGTACCCGTTGAATGTCTTGTAG
- a CDS encoding FliI/YscN family ATPase: MNAALDHWKTGHARRLSGFSAVQVSGRVSAVSGILLECQIPAAKVGDLCEVSKADGSTMLAEIVGFTRDCTLLSALGTPDGIQVGAHIRPLGMAHRIGVDDSLLGSVLDGFGRPLLEDSLGAFAGPGDRRVTLPVIADALPPTQRPRITNALPTGVRAIDSAILLGEGQRVGLFAGAGCGKTTLMAELARNMDCDVIVFGLIGERGRELREFLDHELDATLRSRSVLVCATSDRSSMERARAAFTATAIAEAYRERGMKVLLLLDSLTRFARAQREIGIAAGEPLGRGGLPPSVYTLLPRLVERAGMSEKGSITALYTVLIEQDSMNDPVADEVRSLLDGHIVLSRKLAERGHYPAIDVQASISRILSNVTGREHQQANNRLRRLMAAYKQVEMLLRLGEYQPGGDPVTDCAVQLNEPINAFLRQDLREPVPLQETLEALMALTSQLPE, encoded by the coding sequence GTGAACGCCGCCCTCGATCACTGGAAAACCGGCCACGCCCGGCGGCTGAGCGGGTTTTCTGCCGTGCAGGTCAGCGGCCGCGTGAGTGCGGTGAGCGGGATTTTGCTGGAGTGCCAGATTCCGGCGGCGAAGGTCGGGGACCTGTGCGAAGTCAGCAAGGCCGACGGCAGCACCATGCTGGCGGAAATCGTCGGTTTCACCCGCGACTGCACGCTGCTCAGCGCTTTGGGCACGCCGGACGGGATTCAGGTCGGCGCGCACATTCGCCCCCTCGGCATGGCCCACCGTATCGGCGTCGATGACAGCCTGCTCGGCAGCGTGCTGGACGGGTTCGGCCGGCCGTTGCTGGAGGACTCGTTGGGCGCTTTTGCCGGTCCCGGTGATCGTCGGGTGACGCTGCCGGTGATCGCCGACGCCCTGCCGCCCACTCAGCGCCCACGGATCACCAACGCGTTGCCCACCGGCGTGCGGGCCATCGACAGCGCGATTCTGCTGGGCGAAGGTCAGCGCGTCGGGCTGTTCGCCGGGGCCGGTTGCGGCAAGACCACGCTGATGGCCGAGCTGGCGCGCAACATGGACTGCGACGTGATCGTCTTCGGCCTGATCGGTGAGCGGGGTCGGGAATTGCGCGAATTTCTGGATCACGAACTGGACGCCACGTTGCGCAGCCGCTCGGTGCTGGTCTGCGCCACGTCCGACCGGTCCAGCATGGAGCGGGCCCGTGCGGCGTTCACCGCGACCGCCATCGCCGAGGCCTACCGCGAGCGCGGCATGAAGGTGCTGTTGCTGCTGGACTCTCTGACGCGTTTCGCCCGGGCCCAACGGGAAATCGGCATCGCGGCGGGCGAACCGCTGGGCCGGGGTGGCTTGCCGCCGTCGGTGTACACGCTATTGCCGCGTCTGGTGGAACGGGCCGGGATGAGCGAAAAGGGGTCCATCACCGCGCTGTACACCGTGCTGATCGAGCAGGATTCGATGAACGATCCTGTGGCCGACGAAGTGCGGTCGCTGTTGGACGGTCACATCGTGCTGTCGCGCAAGCTGGCCGAACGCGGCCACTACCCCGCGATTGACGTGCAAGCCAGCATCAGCCGGATTCTCAGCAACGTGACTGGCCGCGAACACCAGCAGGCGAACAACCGGCTGCGGCGGCTCATGGCGGCGTACAAACAGGTGGAAATGCTTCTGCGCCTCGGCGAATACCAGCCTGGCGGCGACCCCGTGACCGATTGCGCGGTGCAGCTTAACGAACCGATCAACGCCTTCCTGCGCCAGGATTTGCGCGAGCCGGTGCCGTTGCAGGAGACGCTTGAAGCGTTGATGGCGTTGACATCGCAGTTGCCGGAGTGA
- a CDS encoding type III secretion system protein, with amino-acid sequence MNALTFRQIDPHAAHFSRQLGAGATLAFSAQGLPGELTLRPMTSDFTEHHSLIWFDSALGILGLSNADALLTLLGELPVTLSGEPQPWYWQVLNQRFSPVIAELLSPLVPLSTDTALPTAAVTCRIQLQWGDQCLHGVIRATADVLLRVLQGADWYRHRQALDEQWPVRQPLELGELSLSLAQLTSLQPGDVLLPTLSHFDSDGQGRLNLGGRQWAVHTDSDERQLYVRLSHEETLEHGQ; translated from the coding sequence ATGAACGCCCTGACTTTCCGCCAGATCGATCCTCACGCCGCGCACTTCAGTCGCCAACTCGGCGCCGGGGCCACGCTGGCCTTCAGCGCGCAAGGCCTGCCGGGCGAACTGACCCTGCGCCCGATGACGTCCGATTTCACCGAGCATCACTCACTGATCTGGTTCGACAGCGCCCTTGGCATCTTGGGCCTGAGCAACGCCGACGCCCTGCTCACCCTGCTCGGCGAGTTGCCCGTCACCCTCTCCGGCGAACCTCAGCCCTGGTACTGGCAGGTATTGAATCAGCGATTCAGTCCGGTCATCGCGGAACTGCTTTCGCCCCTTGTGCCACTCAGCACTGACACTGCACTGCCAACCGCCGCCGTAACCTGTCGGATTCAGCTGCAATGGGGCGATCAATGCCTGCACGGGGTGATCCGCGCCACTGCCGACGTCTTGCTCCGCGTACTGCAAGGCGCTGACTGGTACCGGCATCGGCAAGCGCTCGACGAGCAATGGCCCGTCCGACAGCCGCTGGAACTGGGCGAACTGTCGCTGAGCCTGGCGCAACTCACGTCACTGCAACCTGGTGACGTGCTGCTGCCCACGCTGAGCCATTTCGACAGCGATGGCCAAGGCCGCCTGAACCTCGGCGGACGGCAATGGGCAGTGCACACCGACAGCGACGAACGCCAGCTGTATGTACGGCTCAGCCACGAGGAAACCCTGGAACATGGCCAATGA
- a CDS encoding phosphohydrolase: protein MTTRYVAGISIPDSAMARAATELMRATQSGLMFDAACRTFVFASLIGQGRELRYEPDLLYISALFLRIGVTTLYRHSQQRFEVDSADAAAQFLRGYGRSRDDIALVWDAIALHTTPGIPSHKPALTALLAAAVDTDLLGTHCQALCPGVLACVLNAFPREAGFKIKFLHTLAEGQLHRRQSTYGTINADVLEFHDHHLNAGGFCERLLASTWPY, encoded by the coding sequence GTGACCACCCGATATGTTGCTGGAATCTCGATCCCCGACAGCGCGATGGCCCGTGCGGCGACCGAGTTGATGCGGGCGACCCAGTCCGGACTGATGTTCGACGCCGCCTGCCGCACGTTCGTCTTCGCCAGTCTGATCGGCCAAGGCCGTGAACTGCGCTATGAACCCGACCTGCTGTACATCAGCGCGCTGTTTTTGCGCATCGGTGTCACAACGCTGTATCGCCATTCCCAGCAGCGCTTCGAAGTGGACAGCGCCGACGCAGCGGCCCAGTTCCTGCGAGGTTATGGCCGCTCCCGCGATGACATCGCCCTCGTCTGGGACGCCATCGCCCTGCACACCACCCCCGGCATTCCCTCGCACAAACCGGCGTTGACAGCGCTGCTGGCGGCGGCCGTCGACACCGACTTGCTTGGCACCCATTGCCAGGCGCTCTGCCCCGGTGTCCTCGCCTGCGTACTCAACGCATTCCCCCGCGAAGCCGGATTCAAGATCAAGTTCCTGCATACGCTGGCCGAGGGACAACTGCACCGACGGCAAAGCACCTACGGCACGATCAACGCCGACGTGCTGGAGTTTCATGACCACCATCTGAATGCGGGCGGGTTCTGCGAACGGTTGCTGGCGTCGACTTGGCCGTATTGA
- the sctU gene encoding type III secretion system export apparatus subunit SctU, with amino-acid sequence MSEKTEKATPKQLRDAREKGQVGQSQDLSKLLVLLVVSEVTLGLADESVARLLHLLSLSFQGIGKPYLHTLEQVASEGASVLVGFILSSVGIAVLMRLVGSWMQIGFLFAPKALKIDLNKLNPFAHAKQMFSAQSLTTLLLSILKAVAIAATLYAVVKPSLGALILLSNTDLTTYWHSLLQLFRHILRATLGLLVVIGVVDFALQKYFHAKKLRMSHEDIKKEYKQSEGDPHVKGHRRQLAHELLNQAPTAPPKPVEDADMLVVNPTHYAVALYYRPGKTPLPLIHCKGEDDDALALIARAKKAGIPVVQSIWLARTLYKVKPGKHIPRPTLLAVAHIYQVVRQLEEVTDELIRIEED; translated from the coding sequence ATGAGCGAAAAAACCGAAAAAGCCACGCCCAAACAGCTGCGCGACGCCCGGGAGAAAGGCCAGGTCGGGCAGAGTCAGGACCTGAGCAAACTCCTGGTGCTGCTGGTGGTCAGCGAGGTCACGCTGGGGTTGGCCGATGAAAGCGTGGCGCGGCTGCTGCATTTGCTGTCGCTGTCGTTTCAGGGGATCGGCAAACCCTACCTGCACACCCTCGAACAGGTGGCCAGCGAAGGCGCCTCGGTGCTGGTCGGATTCATCCTCAGCAGCGTCGGCATCGCGGTGCTGATGCGGCTGGTGGGGAGCTGGATGCAGATCGGCTTTCTGTTCGCGCCCAAAGCCTTGAAGATCGACCTCAACAAGCTCAACCCGTTTGCCCACGCCAAGCAGATGTTCTCGGCCCAGAGCCTGACGACGCTGCTGCTCAGCATTCTCAAGGCGGTGGCGATTGCCGCGACGCTGTACGCGGTGGTCAAGCCGTCGCTGGGGGCGTTGATTTTGCTGTCCAACACTGACCTGACGACCTACTGGCATTCGCTGTTGCAGCTGTTCCGCCACATCCTCCGGGCCACCTTGGGGCTGCTGGTGGTGATCGGCGTCGTGGACTTCGCGTTGCAGAAGTATTTCCACGCGAAAAAGCTGCGCATGAGCCATGAGGACATCAAGAAGGAATACAAACAGTCCGAGGGCGATCCCCACGTCAAAGGCCATCGTCGGCAACTGGCCCATGAGCTGCTGAACCAGGCCCCGACCGCGCCGCCGAAACCCGTGGAAGATGCCGACATGCTCGTGGTCAACCCGACCCACTACGCCGTCGCGCTGTACTACCGGCCGGGAAAAACGCCGTTACCGCTGATTCATTGCAAAGGCGAAGACGACGACGCCCTGGCCCTCATCGCCCGAGCGAAGAAAGCCGGGATTCCGGTGGTGCAAAGCATCTGGCTGGCGCGAACGCTGTACAAGGTCAAACCCGGCAAACACATCCCCCGCCCGACCCTGCTGGCCGTGGCGCACATTTATCAGGTCGTGCGGCAGCTGGAGGAAGTGACGGACGAGCTCATTCGGATAGAGGAGGATTAA
- a CDS encoding LysR substrate-binding domain-containing protein: MNRNDLRRVDMNLLVIFEALMFERNLTRVAEKLFMGQPAISAALARLRDLFDDPLLLRNGRAMEPTARALDILKELQPALDTISGAVSRAKEFDPATSCDVFRIGLSDDAEFGLFPPLLTRLREEAPGIIVVVRRANYLLMPSLLASGEISVGISYTTELPANAKRKKLRDIGCKVLRGDKRPGTLTLDDYCERPHTMVSFSGDLSGNIDLDLAKVGRARRVVVAVPQFSGLRALLAGTELIATVPDYAACALVEGCALRAEDPPFPIEPAELSMVWSGVHDNDPAERWLRARITEFMSQETRPMP, translated from the coding sequence ATGAATCGCAACGACCTGCGCCGCGTCGACATGAACCTGTTAGTGATCTTCGAAGCGTTGATGTTCGAACGCAACCTGACGCGGGTCGCTGAGAAGCTGTTTATGGGCCAGCCCGCGATCAGTGCCGCGCTGGCCCGTTTGCGCGATTTGTTCGACGACCCGTTGCTGCTGCGCAACGGCCGGGCCATGGAGCCGACGGCCCGTGCGCTGGACATTCTCAAGGAGCTGCAACCGGCGCTCGACACCATTTCCGGGGCCGTGAGTCGCGCCAAGGAATTCGACCCGGCCACCAGCTGCGACGTGTTTCGGATCGGGCTCTCCGACGATGCCGAGTTTGGATTGTTTCCGCCGCTGCTGACGCGCCTGCGGGAAGAGGCCCCGGGGATCATCGTCGTGGTGCGCCGAGCCAATTACCTGCTGATGCCGTCGCTGCTGGCGTCCGGGGAAATTTCGGTGGGCATCAGCTACACCACCGAACTGCCGGCCAACGCCAAGCGCAAGAAACTGCGCGACATCGGCTGCAAGGTGCTGCGGGGCGACAAGCGTCCCGGCACGTTGACGCTGGACGATTACTGCGAGCGGCCGCACACCATGGTGTCGTTCTCGGGGGATCTGAGCGGCAACATCGACCTGGACCTGGCCAAGGTCGGGCGGGCGAGAAGGGTGGTGGTGGCGGTGCCTCAGTTCAGTGGTTTGCGCGCCTTGTTGGCCGGCACCGAGCTGATCGCGACCGTCCCGGATTACGCGGCCTGCGCGTTGGTAGAAGGCTGCGCGCTGCGGGCCGAAGACCCACCGTTCCCCATCGAGCCAGCCGAGTTGTCGATGGTCTGGAGCGGCGTCCACGACAACGACCCCGCCGAACGCTGGTTGCGCGCGCGGATTACCGAGTTCATGTCCCAGGAAACGCGGCCGATGCCGTGA
- the sctT gene encoding type III secretion system export apparatus subunit SctT — protein MPFDAQGLFELMLGMGLAAARLLPCMILVPAFCFKYLKGPLRYAVVLVVSMVPAPAISRALSSFENDWFSIGALLLKEAVLGTLLGLLLYAPFWMFASVGALLDSQRGALSGGQLNPALGPDATPLGELFQETLIMLVILSGGLSLITQVIWDSYQVWPPTAWLPGMTVEGLDVFLEQLNQTLQHMMLYAAPFIGLLLLIEAALAIIGLYAQQLNVSILAMPAKSMAGIAFLLIYLPTLLELGNGQILQLADLKHLLTQLVPVP, from the coding sequence ATGCCCTTCGACGCACAGGGGCTGTTTGAATTGATGCTGGGCATGGGCCTGGCAGCGGCGCGCCTGTTGCCGTGCATGATTCTGGTCCCGGCGTTCTGCTTCAAATACCTCAAGGGCCCGCTGCGCTATGCCGTGGTGCTGGTGGTGTCGATGGTTCCGGCCCCCGCCATCAGCCGCGCGCTGTCATCCTTTGAAAACGACTGGTTTTCCATCGGCGCGCTGCTGCTCAAGGAAGCGGTGCTGGGCACCCTGCTCGGCCTGCTGCTGTACGCGCCCTTCTGGATGTTCGCCTCGGTTGGCGCACTGCTCGACAGCCAACGCGGCGCCTTGAGCGGCGGGCAGTTGAACCCGGCCCTCGGGCCTGACGCAACCCCCTTGGGCGAGCTGTTTCAGGAAACCCTGATCATGCTGGTGATCCTGTCGGGCGGTTTGTCGCTGATCACCCAGGTGATCTGGGACAGCTACCAGGTCTGGCCGCCCACCGCGTGGCTGCCAGGCATGACGGTCGAAGGGCTGGACGTGTTTCTCGAACAGCTCAACCAGACCCTGCAGCACATGATGCTCTACGCCGCGCCGTTCATTGGCCTGTTGCTGCTGATCGAAGCGGCGCTGGCGATCATCGGCCTGTACGCGCAGCAGCTCAACGTGTCGATTCTGGCCATGCCGGCGAAGAGCATGGCGGGCATCGCGTTTCTGCTGATCTACCTGCCGACCCTGTTGGAACTGGGCAACGGCCAGATTCTGCAACTGGCGGATCTCAAGCATTTGCTGACGCAATTGGTGCCGGTGCCGTGA
- the sctS gene encoding type III secretion system export apparatus subunit SctS, giving the protein MEALALFKQGMFLVVILTAPPLGVAVLVGVITSLVQALMQIQDQTLPFGIKLAAVGLTLAMTGRWIGVELIQFINMSFDLIARSGGMH; this is encoded by the coding sequence ATGGAAGCGTTGGCGTTGTTCAAGCAGGGCATGTTTCTGGTGGTGATCCTCACGGCGCCCCCGTTAGGGGTTGCCGTGCTGGTAGGGGTGATCACTTCGCTGGTGCAGGCCCTGATGCAGATTCAGGACCAGACCCTGCCCTTCGGCATCAAACTGGCGGCGGTCGGCCTGACCCTGGCCATGACCGGGCGCTGGATCGGTGTCGAACTGATTCAGTTCATCAACATGTCATTCGACCTGATCGCCCGTTCCGGGGGCATGCACTAG